A single Hippopotamus amphibius kiboko isolate mHipAmp2 chromosome 5, mHipAmp2.hap2, whole genome shotgun sequence DNA region contains:
- the SMNDC1 gene encoding survival of motor neuron-related-splicing factor 30 isoform X1, translating into MSEDLAKQLASYKAQLQQVEAALSGNGENEDLLKLKKDLQEVIELTKDLLSTQPSETLASSDSFACTQPTHSWKVGDKCMAIWSEDGQCYEAEIEEIDEENGTAAITFAGYGNAEVTPLLNLKPVEEGRKAKEDSGNKPMSKKEMIAQQREYKKKKALKKAQRIKELEQEREDQKVKWQQFNNRAYSKNKKGQVKRSIFASPESVTGKVGVGTCGIADKPMTQYQDTSKYNVRHLMPQ; encoded by the exons atGTCAGAGGATCTAGCAAAGCAACTGGCAAGCTACAAAGCTCAACTCCAGCAAGTTGAAGCTGCACTGTctggaaatggagaaaatgaagatttgctaaaattaaagaaagattTACAA gaaGTTATAGAACTAACCAAAGACCTTCTGTCAACTCAGCCTTCTGAAACTCTGGCAAGTTCAGACAGTTTTGCTTGTACTCAGCCCACTCATTCATGGAAAGTAGGAGACAAGTGTATGGCAATCTGGAGTGAAGATGGACA GTGTTATGAAGCGGAGATTGAGGAGATAGATGAAGAAAACGGCACTGCTGCAATCACTTTTGCTGGCTATGGCAATGCTGAAGTGACTCCACTGTTGAACCTGAAGCCtgtagaagaaggaaggaaggcaaaggAGGACAGTGGCAACAAACCCATGTCAAA aaaagaaatgattgcCCAGCAGCGggaatataaaaagaagaaagctttgAAAAAAGCACAGAGAATAAAAGAACTTGAGCAAGAAAGAGAGGACCAGAAGGTGAAATGGCAACAGTTTAACAACAGAGCctattctaaaaacaaaaaaggccag GTAAAGAGGAGTATTTTTGCTTCACCTGAGAGTGTAACTGGCAAAGTTGGAGTAGGAACTTGTGGAATTGCTGATAAACCTATGACACAGTATCAAGATACCTCCAAATACAATGTTAGGCATTTGATGCCTCAATAA
- the SMNDC1 gene encoding survival of motor neuron-related-splicing factor 30 isoform X2 gives MEVIELTKDLLSTQPSETLASSDSFACTQPTHSWKVGDKCMAIWSEDGQCYEAEIEEIDEENGTAAITFAGYGNAEVTPLLNLKPVEEGRKAKEDSGNKPMSKKEMIAQQREYKKKKALKKAQRIKELEQEREDQKVKWQQFNNRAYSKNKKGQVKRSIFASPESVTGKVGVGTCGIADKPMTQYQDTSKYNVRHLMPQ, from the exons ATG gaaGTTATAGAACTAACCAAAGACCTTCTGTCAACTCAGCCTTCTGAAACTCTGGCAAGTTCAGACAGTTTTGCTTGTACTCAGCCCACTCATTCATGGAAAGTAGGAGACAAGTGTATGGCAATCTGGAGTGAAGATGGACA GTGTTATGAAGCGGAGATTGAGGAGATAGATGAAGAAAACGGCACTGCTGCAATCACTTTTGCTGGCTATGGCAATGCTGAAGTGACTCCACTGTTGAACCTGAAGCCtgtagaagaaggaaggaaggcaaaggAGGACAGTGGCAACAAACCCATGTCAAA aaaagaaatgattgcCCAGCAGCGggaatataaaaagaagaaagctttgAAAAAAGCACAGAGAATAAAAGAACTTGAGCAAGAAAGAGAGGACCAGAAGGTGAAATGGCAACAGTTTAACAACAGAGCctattctaaaaacaaaaaaggccag GTAAAGAGGAGTATTTTTGCTTCACCTGAGAGTGTAACTGGCAAAGTTGGAGTAGGAACTTGTGGAATTGCTGATAAACCTATGACACAGTATCAAGATACCTCCAAATACAATGTTAGGCATTTGATGCCTCAATAA